Proteins from one Nicotiana tabacum cultivar K326 chromosome 23, ASM71507v2, whole genome shotgun sequence genomic window:
- the LOC142177503 gene encoding 14 kDa proline-rich protein DC2.15-like, which yields MAKFAASSIALLLTSNILFFTIVSSTSVPCPPPPHPKPHPTPYTPNPTPNPKPTPTPYTPSPKPHPTPNTPSTPTPSTPSSNGKCPKDTLKLKVCANLLNDLVHLVIGSSPAKTECCSLIQGLADLDAAVCLCTAIKANVLGINLNVPLSLNLLLNNCGKYCPENFQCA from the exons ATGGCTAAGTTTGCTGCATCCTCCATTGCCCTTCTTCTCACTTCGAACATTCTCTTCTTCACTATAGTTAGCTCCACTAGTGTCCCATGCCCACCACCCCCACACCCTAAACCCCACCCTACCCCCTATACCCCAAACCCCACCCCAAACCCCAAGCCTACCCCTACCCCTTATACCCCAAGCCCCAAGCCCCACCCTACCCCTAACACCCCAAG TACCCCTACTCCATCAACCCCATCATCAAATGGTAAGTGCCCAAAGGACACACTTAAGCTAAAAGTGTGTGCAAACTTGTTGAATGACTTGGTGCACCTTGTCATTGGAAGTAGCCCAGCCAAAACTGAATGCTGCTCTCTAATTCAAGGACTTGCTGATCTTGATGCTGCTGTTTGCCTTTGCACTGCTATTAAAGCCAATGTGCTGGGAATCAACCTTAATGTCCCTCTTTCCCTCAACTTGCTTCTCAACAACTGCGGAAAATATTGCCCCGAGAATTTCCAATGCGCATAA